The proteins below are encoded in one region of Triticum aestivum cultivar Chinese Spring chromosome 1B, IWGSC CS RefSeq v2.1, whole genome shotgun sequence:
- the LOC123077358 gene encoding uncharacterized protein, translating into MKNRRLVHRRASDKLSITLLIDTKAAKVCFAEAGNDVVEFLSGLLSLPLGSISNLLTQERIAGSFGNLLASVEMRDADYKGKEQHLSPAVAQATLCRLEELLGTELSNCNTHFYTCVNKNTGRSCGFLSARSGSACPACKGRMFDPMFLSSENEEVATAGRKWRASAYTIKDDLWVSPAPSLLSGITLLAHCGVQDLSVLERKTVKIGKEEALGILAAALKSKSVLTDVFLPKKNARCKREPPEEVSHV; encoded by the exons ATGAAGAATAGAAGGTTGGTCCATAGAAGGGCGAGCGACAAGCTATCGATCACGCTGTTGATCGACACCAAGGCAGCCAAGGTTTGTTTCGCCGAGGCTGGCAACGACGTCGTCGAGTTCCTGTCGGGCCTCCTCTCACTGCCGCTGGGCAGCATCAGCAACCTGCTCACCCAAGAGCGCATCGCCGGCAGCTTCGGTAATTTGCTTGCGAGCGTGGAGATGCGGGATGCTGATTACAAGGGCAAGGAGCAGCACCTGAGCCCGGCTGTCGCCCAGGCCACGCTCTGCCGCCTGGAGGAGCTGCTAGGCACCGAGCTGAGCAACTGCAACACCCACTTCTACACCTGTGTAAATAAGAACACCGGCAGAAGCTGTGGATTTCTCTCGGCCCGCAGTGGCAGTGCCTGCCCCGCCTGCAAAGGTAGAATGTTCGATCCTATGTTTCTCTCCAGCGAGAATGAGGAGGTGGCGACAGCTGGCAGGAAGTGGCGGGCATCTGCGTACACCATCAAGGACGACCTCTGGGTGAGTCCGGCGCCCAGCCTGCTGTCGGGCATCACATTGCTTGCGCATTGCGGCGTCCAGGACCTCAGCGTGCTGGAGAGGAAGACCGTCAAGATCGGCAAGGAAGAG GCGTTGGGGATACTTGCTGCTGCCCTCAAGTCCAAGAGCGTCCTCACTGATGTCTTCCTGCCAAAGAAGAATGCACGCTGCAAGAGGGAACCTCCTGAGGAAGTCAGCCACGTGTGA